One segment of Marinobacter sediminum DNA contains the following:
- a CDS encoding HD-GYP domain-containing protein, with protein sequence MGVQQRKVAVQDLEVGMFVSDLDRPWHQTPFPIQGFYIRSQDDVRALTSHCKWVMIDVAEIRESKELKESLKPLFGRNGARRGNGRQELQLPPLSIREPVSYEAVTTLKKEMKASQRLLDDAELALNRVFETARLGGVADLKPIAQITSKMVSSVIRQPDALLWLSRTRQHDKYIYRHALNTSVWALVCGRHLGLNEGLLNHLGLGCLLSQVGKVTLPREILDREGQLNADEFAQYRGYVTSGIALLDGCGLSRAVLSVVQGHRERHNGSGFPEGVRGDRIPLLAKVAGIAEFFESLVEPRDTLEPMTPAKAVTLLYEMRNIEFQEDLVENFIQSIGIYPTGSLVELTDGQRGIVVSHSPERRLWPRVMVMTDVDRQPLKSAKVIDLARYNEGREAGETVQIRECLPHGTRGLDPSRYDVTGGESRWSLTRLING encoded by the coding sequence GTGGGCGTTCAACAGAGAAAAGTTGCGGTACAGGATCTGGAAGTGGGCATGTTCGTGTCTGACCTGGACAGGCCCTGGCACCAGACGCCCTTTCCCATTCAGGGCTTTTACATTCGATCACAGGATGATGTCCGTGCACTGACGTCCCATTGCAAATGGGTGATGATCGATGTCGCGGAAATCCGGGAGTCGAAAGAGCTCAAAGAGTCACTGAAACCTCTATTTGGCCGAAATGGTGCTCGCCGTGGTAATGGCCGGCAGGAACTGCAGCTGCCTCCGCTGAGTATTCGTGAGCCTGTCAGCTACGAGGCAGTGACGACCCTTAAAAAGGAAATGAAAGCCTCGCAGCGCCTGCTGGATGATGCCGAGCTAGCACTCAACCGCGTGTTTGAAACTGCCAGGCTTGGGGGTGTCGCCGACCTGAAGCCGATTGCCCAGATTACAAGCAAAATGGTCAGCAGTGTGATCCGGCAGCCAGACGCTTTGCTATGGCTCAGTCGTACACGCCAGCACGACAAATATATTTATCGCCACGCACTGAACACATCGGTATGGGCACTGGTGTGCGGTCGCCACCTTGGCCTGAATGAAGGGCTTCTTAATCACCTCGGCCTTGGCTGTTTGTTGTCCCAGGTGGGCAAGGTGACCCTGCCACGGGAAATTCTGGACCGGGAAGGGCAACTGAATGCCGACGAATTCGCCCAGTACCGTGGATACGTTACCAGCGGCATTGCGTTGTTGGATGGGTGTGGTTTATCCCGCGCTGTCTTGAGTGTCGTGCAGGGCCATCGTGAGCGGCACAACGGCTCAGGCTTTCCTGAGGGTGTTCGCGGTGATCGCATTCCCTTGCTGGCGAAGGTTGCCGGCATTGCCGAGTTTTTTGAATCCCTGGTCGAGCCTCGTGACACCCTGGAACCAATGACTCCGGCTAAAGCTGTGACTCTGCTCTATGAAATGAGAAATATTGAGTTTCAGGAAGACCTGGTGGAGAACTTTATCCAGTCCATTGGGATTTACCCCACAGGCAGCCTTGTGGAGCTGACGGACGGCCAGCGGGGGATTGTTGTCTCCCATTCACCCGAAAGGCGGCTCTGGCCTCGGGTAATGGTTATGACAGATGTGGACCGGCAGCCTCTGAAATCGGCCAAAGTGATTGACCTCGCCAGGTACAACGAGGGCAGGGAAGCCGGGGAAACG